In the Advenella kashmirensis WT001 genome, one interval contains:
- a CDS encoding Bug family tripartite tricarboxylate transporter substrate binding protein, whose product MKKRNISSACLKAAFVAITGLTAALAGQAAHAAFPERPVRLIVPFAPGGGTDMISRLLAEGMARELKQPVIVENKPGAGTTIGSDEVARARPDGYTLLMATFAHVVNPYLHPKLPYDTDKAFAAISMIGHSPSVLVVRPDSPIKSVKDLIETAKQKPGTLTYASQGVGTSAHLAGELLESLAKINMSHVPYRGAGPALNDLLGGHVDTMFGTAAAVGPSLEAGTLRALGVTTAERSPALPDTPTIAESGVPDYVLDSWYGLYAPAGTPPEVIATLNAAAHKAAATETFRKKVQGEGLVISTGTPKALEDYIKGEQARWKKVISSSNITLD is encoded by the coding sequence ATGAAAAAAAGAAACATATCAAGTGCTTGCCTGAAGGCAGCCTTTGTGGCCATCACCGGCCTGACAGCAGCCCTTGCGGGCCAGGCGGCACATGCAGCCTTTCCGGAGCGGCCGGTACGGCTGATCGTCCCCTTCGCCCCTGGTGGCGGCACGGATATGATCTCCCGACTGCTGGCAGAAGGCATGGCGCGCGAACTGAAACAGCCGGTGATAGTAGAGAACAAGCCCGGGGCAGGCACCACAATCGGCTCGGATGAAGTGGCCAGGGCGCGCCCCGACGGATACACGCTGCTGATGGCGACTTTTGCCCATGTCGTTAATCCTTATCTGCATCCCAAGCTGCCTTACGATACAGATAAGGCATTCGCTGCAATCAGCATGATCGGCCATTCTCCCAGCGTGCTCGTGGTCCGGCCCGACAGCCCGATCAAATCTGTAAAGGATCTGATCGAGACAGCAAAACAAAAGCCCGGCACGCTCACCTATGCCTCTCAGGGCGTCGGCACCTCGGCGCATCTGGCCGGTGAACTGCTCGAATCTCTGGCAAAAATAAACATGTCGCATGTCCCTTATCGGGGCGCAGGGCCGGCGCTCAATGATCTGCTGGGCGGCCATGTCGATACGATGTTCGGCACCGCCGCTGCGGTAGGCCCATCCCTGGAAGCGGGCACCTTGCGGGCACTGGGTGTAACCACAGCCGAGCGCTCTCCTGCACTGCCGGACACTCCCACCATTGCCGAAAGCGGGGTGCCCGACTATGTGCTGGACAGTTGGTATGGCCTGTACGCACCCGCCGGTACGCCACCCGAGGTCATCGCGACGCTGAATGCCGCTGCGCATAAAGCCGCCGCCACCGAGACATTCAGAAAAAAAGTTCAAGGCGAGGGCTTGGTGATCTCAACAGGCACCCCCAAGGCACTCGAAGACTATATCAAAGGCGAACAAGCGCGTTGGAAAAAGGTAATTTCATCCAGCAATATTACGCTGGACTAG
- a CDS encoding MFS transporter produces MLYFLLSGFILSQAYRTVGGILSVPLKTEFMLDSDRLAGVIGSFHIAFGCLQVVIGILIDNFGIRKTILVVSPFSVVGAVLSAMAVSPAMLQWGQILIGFGCAPAFLACIVLMARHFSGKQFSMMYAFALGSGSLGLIFTATPTAWLVGHFGWRSCFYILAVLSFLTWLLIYFGVRNVDSGLEASSLSLKQKTLVAVRSISGYKALLKIRETPGILSLVFVIYAAFLTLRGLWLGPLLVERHHASLVFAGNLALLLSIISVFSPMLFGRLDPGPGKRYAYLCVQPWVLVIAFVVLAYSQQLWLSIAAIVVIAVAASNTVWQLADAKEVYPQNMQGRAIALFNTSLFLGASFMQWISGKAHDIFNLQGQDIFTSAFLMSAIVLSIGIIAYIILRRPARRV; encoded by the coding sequence ATGCTTTATTTTCTGTTGTCCGGATTTATTTTGAGTCAGGCTTATCGTACTGTGGGCGGTATCCTTTCGGTCCCATTGAAGACCGAGTTCATGCTCGATAGCGACAGGCTGGCCGGGGTGATCGGTTCATTTCATATTGCATTCGGCTGCCTGCAGGTAGTGATCGGTATTTTGATCGACAACTTTGGTATTCGAAAGACCATTCTTGTTGTTTCTCCGTTTTCAGTGGTGGGCGCGGTGCTGTCTGCCATGGCCGTGTCTCCGGCAATGCTGCAGTGGGGGCAGATTTTGATTGGCTTTGGCTGTGCGCCGGCCTTTCTTGCGTGTATCGTTCTGATGGCCCGGCATTTTTCGGGCAAGCAGTTCTCAATGATGTATGCCTTTGCCTTGGGATCGGGCAGTCTGGGCTTGATTTTTACAGCGACACCGACCGCCTGGCTGGTGGGACATTTCGGCTGGCGTAGTTGCTTTTATATTCTGGCTGTCTTGAGCTTTCTGACCTGGCTGCTGATTTATTTTGGCGTTCGTAATGTGGACAGCGGTCTGGAGGCATCATCGCTCAGTCTTAAACAGAAGACCCTTGTGGCAGTGCGTTCAATATCGGGCTATAAGGCCTTGCTGAAAATTCGGGAAACGCCCGGTATTCTGTCGCTGGTGTTCGTCATTTATGCCGCGTTTTTGACGCTGCGAGGCTTATGGCTGGGGCCGTTACTGGTCGAGCGTCATCACGCAAGCCTGGTTTTTGCAGGAAACCTGGCCCTGCTGCTGTCCATTATTTCGGTATTCAGCCCGATGCTGTTCGGTCGCCTGGATCCGGGTCCAGGCAAACGCTACGCGTATTTATGCGTTCAGCCGTGGGTTCTGGTGATTGCGTTCGTTGTCCTGGCGTATAGCCAGCAGCTGTGGCTCAGTATCGCGGCAATCGTGGTAATTGCAGTGGCCGCCAGCAATACCGTCTGGCAGCTGGCTGACGCCAAAGAGGTGTACCCGCAGAACATGCAAGGGCGCGCCATTGCGCTATTTAACACGTCGCTGTTTCTTGGCGCATCATTTATGCAGTGGATCTCGGGCAAGGCTCATGATATTTTTAATTTGCAGGGCCAAGATATTTTTACCTCGGCCTTTCTGATGTCCGCTATTGTCCTGTCCATAGGAATTATTGCATACATCATATTGCGGCGACCGGCACGCCGAGTGTAA
- a CDS encoding GNAT family N-acetyltransferase, which translates to MSAPVLSTSRLILRPWRDSDLPAFAELNADPQVMRYFPAVLDRQASDALAARIRDRLDTTQFGFWAVQITGVTDFAGFIGLSVPSFDAPFMPCVEIGWRLARPYWKMGYASEGARAALAYAFDTLRLPQVVAYTAAINTPSILVMQRLGMRHHASDDFGHPALPEGHPLRQHVLYRATPPFTR; encoded by the coding sequence ATGTCTGCGCCAGTGCTCTCTACCTCTCGTTTAATTTTAAGGCCATGGCGCGATAGCGATTTGCCTGCCTTTGCCGAACTGAATGCCGATCCGCAAGTGATGCGTTATTTCCCCGCTGTGCTGGATCGACAGGCGAGCGACGCCCTCGCTGCGCGAATACGCGACCGCCTTGACACCACGCAATTTGGATTTTGGGCAGTGCAGATTACCGGTGTGACTGATTTTGCCGGGTTCATCGGGTTGTCCGTGCCCTCCTTCGATGCCCCGTTTATGCCCTGTGTGGAAATTGGCTGGCGTCTCGCCCGTCCTTACTGGAAAATGGGCTACGCCAGCGAAGGCGCACGCGCTGCCCTCGCCTACGCCTTTGACACCTTACGCTTGCCACAAGTCGTGGCTTATACTGCAGCAATCAACACGCCGTCCATCTTGGTCATGCAGCGATTAGGCATGCGCCACCATGCCAGTGATGATTTCGGGCATCCCGCGTTGCCCGAAGGTCACCCGTTACGCCAGCATGTGCTCTATCGCGCGACCCCGCCTTTTACCAGATAA
- a CDS encoding LysR family transcriptional regulator → MDLRQLECFICVAELGSFTQAAMVLGVGQPALSRQVRGLEVELRQTLFYRNGRGVSLTEPGKRLLAHGRIIQTQFEHARHDVDDARGCALGRVTIGLPYAAARALSIPFIRAFREQYPKASLCITEGLTIHLYEWLQAGRIDIALLHDPLPSPGLDLYPVRKDNLLLLAYKEREASAIGPSIPLRKVASLPLIIPCRPHPLRMMVETRLANMQLKPNIALEIDAVATIVKIVSQNEGFAIATDHAVAISDAKEHLHMRRIAAPRMISTLVMATSADRPRTTLVVRTCELLQKIVGNHSRGTG, encoded by the coding sequence ATGGATTTGCGGCAGCTTGAGTGCTTTATTTGTGTAGCCGAATTAGGCAGTTTTACGCAAGCAGCGATGGTGCTTGGCGTAGGGCAGCCCGCGCTTAGCCGGCAAGTCAGAGGCCTGGAGGTAGAACTCAGGCAGACTTTGTTCTACCGCAATGGACGCGGTGTGTCTCTCACCGAACCAGGTAAACGGTTGCTGGCACACGGACGGATAATCCAGACGCAATTTGAGCATGCCCGTCATGATGTAGACGATGCCAGAGGCTGCGCGCTTGGACGTGTGACTATTGGCCTTCCTTACGCCGCAGCTCGGGCGCTAAGCATTCCTTTTATAAGAGCATTCAGAGAGCAATATCCGAAAGCTAGCCTATGTATCACCGAAGGTCTGACTATCCATCTGTACGAATGGCTACAGGCGGGGCGGATCGATATTGCCTTGTTGCACGACCCGTTACCGTCTCCTGGCCTCGATTTATATCCGGTTCGCAAGGATAACCTTCTATTGCTTGCGTACAAGGAGAGGGAAGCGTCGGCCATTGGTCCATCGATACCCTTGCGCAAAGTGGCAAGCTTGCCGCTCATCATCCCTTGTCGACCACATCCGTTGCGCATGATGGTTGAGACCCGGCTGGCCAACATGCAGTTGAAGCCCAACATTGCGCTTGAAATTGACGCGGTAGCAACGATCGTTAAAATTGTCTCGCAAAATGAGGGGTTTGCCATAGCGACGGATCACGCCGTGGCGATCAGCGACGCAAAGGAACATCTGCATATGCGTCGTATTGCCGCTCCGCGCATGATCAGTACACTGGTTATGGCTACTTCAGCGGACCGACCTCGCACAACACTGGTCGTTCGCACCTGCGAACTGTTGCAAAAAATTGTGGGCAACCATTCTCGAGGTACTGGCTAG
- a CDS encoding IclR family transcriptional regulator, whose amino-acid sequence MVSSKVQERLGRPAQNRSLERGIDILRAFRPGADLIGNSELAERTGLAPATVSRLTQTLVRTGMLDYDARERAYRLAAPLLSFGHAMRSGSPVLKIAGPLMQRVAQAHKINVGIAVIDHDEMVYLESVRFNRKVSLRNVVAGQRVPIELTSLGRAYLASMTPQARDELMQRLHLRRHADWASLERQIQQSLRQVRKSGFCAASWQPNVIALATPLRFKYQPVHVLNVSVNTHLPVVDIVSRLSPVLMELASAVLGAED is encoded by the coding sequence ATGGTCAGCAGTAAAGTGCAGGAACGACTGGGTCGACCGGCTCAAAATCGTTCATTGGAGCGTGGGATCGACATTCTTCGGGCGTTCCGTCCAGGCGCCGACTTGATAGGGAACAGTGAGTTGGCTGAACGCACAGGCCTGGCGCCGGCAACGGTCAGCCGCTTGACGCAAACACTGGTGCGCACTGGAATGCTTGATTACGATGCCCGCGAACGAGCCTATCGCCTGGCGGCGCCGTTACTCAGCTTTGGGCACGCTATGCGTTCAGGATCGCCGGTATTGAAAATTGCAGGGCCGCTGATGCAGCGCGTTGCCCAAGCGCACAAAATCAATGTGGGTATAGCAGTGATAGACCACGATGAAATGGTCTATCTGGAATCGGTGCGCTTCAACAGAAAAGTTTCGCTGCGCAATGTAGTCGCAGGGCAGCGGGTACCCATTGAATTGACTTCACTGGGCCGGGCATATCTGGCAAGCATGACACCGCAGGCGCGCGATGAGTTGATGCAACGCTTGCACCTGCGTCGCCATGCAGACTGGGCTTCGCTGGAACGGCAAATTCAGCAATCCTTGCGGCAGGTGCGAAAATCTGGTTTCTGCGCCGCATCCTGGCAACCGAACGTGATTGCGCTGGCAACGCCGTTGCGTTTCAAATATCAACCCGTTCATGTATTGAATGTCAGCGTTAATACGCATCTGCCGGTAGTCGATATTGTGAGCAGACTCAGCCCCGTTCTGATGGAACTGGCCAGCGCTGTACTTGGAGCGGAAGATTGA
- a CDS encoding DUF1801 domain-containing protein, with protein sequence MAASEHIDDLIAKLADWRGSMLAELRKTILAADSNIVEDWKWMGSPVWSRDGHIVVGNAHKNKVKLTFSQGAHLPDPEKLFNAGLDGKQWRAIDLFEGDKINKPALKKLIQAAIQFNQQKQQARQLKKHRAGKTD encoded by the coding sequence ATGGCCGCTTCTGAACACATTGACGATCTGATCGCAAAACTGGCAGACTGGCGTGGCAGCATGCTGGCAGAGCTGCGCAAGACGATTCTTGCCGCCGACAGTAACATCGTCGAAGACTGGAAATGGATGGGCAGCCCGGTATGGTCTCGCGACGGCCATATCGTGGTTGGCAACGCACACAAGAACAAAGTCAAACTCACCTTTTCCCAGGGTGCCCATTTGCCCGATCCCGAGAAACTCTTTAACGCCGGCCTGGACGGAAAACAGTGGCGCGCTATTGACCTGTTTGAAGGGGATAAAATCAATAAGCCAGCACTAAAGAAGCTTATCCAGGCCGCGATCCAGTTTAATCAGCAAAAGCAGCAAGCCCGGCAATTGAAAAAACACCGGGCAGGAAAAACTGATTAA
- a CDS encoding acetate--CoA ligase family protein codes for MRKHGFDGPIYPVNPRVTHIGDVPCYPDINSLPAVPDVAIILLGAGRAHQAVRELAQKGTAAAIVLASGYAEAGAEGKERQQQLQQAAGAMRILGPNTIGLVNLTDGIPLSASGALEMDQFPVGDVGVVSQSGGILGALLSRAAARGLGMSKLISTSNEVDLEMADFIDYLVDDESTKVIALYIESIRNPQKFRAAALRARHAGKPVVAFKIGKSEAGAQAAVSHTGALAGQDTMYDALFLQTGVIRAQRFSDLLDMPSALSTGRKLRGRRVAILTSTGGAGTLVSDSLGVAGFEAPAPGEQTAAALRALQGDMPAALDRNPVDVTLAGLQPDLLRGAISALSASDDYDALVMVVGSSSLGNPQLMADAICDCLPQTDKPIIAFVSPHAPNVARLLNQKHIPAFMEPESCAIALEAMWQTQAESTLQAPGAVPSPPLAALLVGTLNEAQARDLFSRFGIDGAEQTIVSDPAQAQAAALRYGSAVVLKILSSQIMHKSDVGGVCVGVAPEQVADCITRMQTEVHAKTGVRAEQFLVQQMVTSGIELILGFHRDALGSAILLGMGGVTAELLKDTTMRLLPEQGGLSLSQAYDMMHDLRTWPLLDGYRGRVKADQQALAQAIVNFSNMVASLGDKLIEAEINPLFVLPDGQGVKAADGIAILGD; via the coding sequence TTGCGCAAACATGGCTTTGATGGCCCCATCTATCCCGTTAACCCGCGCGTCACTCATATTGGCGACGTTCCGTGTTATCCGGACATTAACTCCCTGCCGGCCGTTCCGGATGTTGCCATTATTTTGCTGGGCGCCGGGCGTGCGCATCAGGCGGTTCGGGAACTGGCGCAAAAAGGCACCGCAGCAGCCATCGTGCTTGCCAGCGGATACGCCGAAGCAGGCGCCGAAGGCAAAGAGCGCCAGCAACAACTGCAGCAGGCCGCCGGCGCAATGCGAATACTTGGACCAAATACCATCGGCCTGGTCAATCTGACCGATGGCATTCCGCTATCTGCAAGCGGAGCGCTGGAAATGGACCAGTTCCCGGTCGGCGACGTTGGCGTGGTCTCGCAAAGCGGCGGCATTCTGGGCGCCCTGCTCTCGCGTGCAGCGGCACGCGGACTGGGCATGTCCAAACTGATATCGACCAGTAATGAAGTGGACCTGGAAATGGCCGATTTCATCGACTATCTGGTCGATGATGAGTCCACCAAAGTAATTGCACTGTATATCGAATCCATTCGCAATCCACAGAAATTTCGCGCCGCCGCCTTGCGCGCGCGACATGCCGGCAAGCCTGTCGTGGCATTCAAGATCGGCAAATCTGAAGCGGGGGCCCAGGCGGCCGTCTCGCACACAGGCGCGCTGGCTGGCCAGGACACCATGTATGACGCCCTGTTCCTGCAAACCGGAGTGATCCGTGCCCAGCGATTCAGCGACCTGCTGGATATGCCAAGCGCATTATCAACCGGACGCAAGCTGCGCGGCAGACGTGTCGCCATCCTCACTTCAACCGGCGGCGCGGGCACATTAGTATCAGACAGCCTGGGTGTAGCCGGTTTCGAGGCTCCGGCACCGGGCGAGCAGACTGCTGCCGCATTACGAGCACTTCAGGGCGATATGCCGGCAGCGCTGGATCGCAACCCGGTTGATGTGACCCTGGCCGGTTTACAGCCTGATCTGTTGCGCGGCGCCATTAGCGCTCTGTCGGCCAGTGACGACTATGACGCACTGGTCATGGTCGTGGGTTCATCCAGCCTGGGCAATCCGCAATTGATGGCCGATGCCATTTGTGATTGCTTGCCGCAAACAGACAAGCCCATTATTGCATTCGTCAGCCCCCATGCACCAAACGTGGCCCGTCTGCTCAATCAAAAGCACATACCTGCCTTTATGGAACCGGAGTCCTGCGCTATTGCCCTGGAAGCCATGTGGCAAACCCAGGCAGAATCTACACTGCAGGCGCCAGGCGCTGTCCCGTCGCCCCCGCTGGCAGCTCTGTTAGTGGGAACATTGAACGAAGCCCAGGCCAGAGACCTGTTTTCCCGGTTCGGCATTGACGGCGCCGAACAGACCATCGTTTCGGACCCGGCGCAGGCGCAGGCTGCCGCCCTGCGATATGGCTCTGCCGTTGTACTGAAAATATTGTCCAGCCAGATCATGCATAAAAGCGATGTCGGTGGCGTGTGCGTGGGTGTTGCGCCAGAGCAGGTAGCCGATTGCATTACCCGGATGCAAACAGAAGTCCATGCCAAAACCGGTGTGCGTGCTGAGCAGTTTCTGGTGCAGCAGATGGTGACATCGGGCATCGAGCTGATCCTGGGTTTTCATCGTGATGCGCTGGGCAGTGCCATTTTGCTTGGCATGGGAGGTGTGACTGCAGAATTGCTGAAGGACACGACCATGCGTCTGTTGCCGGAACAAGGCGGGCTCAGTCTTTCCCAGGCCTATGACATGATGCATGATCTGCGTACCTGGCCTCTGCTCGATGGCTATCGCGGCCGCGTTAAAGCGGATCAGCAAGCATTGGCCCAAGCCATCGTGAACTTTTCCAATATGGTGGCCAGCCTGGGAGACAAGCTTATTGAAGCTGAAATAAACCCGCTGTTTGTCCTGCCTGACGGGCAAGGCGTCAAAGCGGCAGATGGTATTGCGATCCTGGGCGATTGA
- a CDS encoding class II aldolase/adducin family protein encodes MAAVLEKTGIVLDDGRVSIYQPEQKELIFPQLPEFTSVLAHRQHLKERLVAACRAFALQGYDYGFAGHLTIRDPEDPGLYWTNPMAVHFSQVKVSNLILADHTGKVVEGRHAINRAGFVLHAAVHEQHQDIVAMCHAHTVYGTAFAALGKPLAPISQDAAAFFEDHVVIGDEAGQVAVEVKAGHKVANAFAGVKAAIHQNHGLLTASRHSIEAAAFWFIALERCCQQQLMIEATGITPRLVTPERARYSREHVGSEYIGWLHFQAIWDQLVATQPDMFD; translated from the coding sequence ATGGCAGCTGTACTCGAAAAAACCGGTATCGTGCTCGATGACGGTCGTGTATCCATTTACCAGCCCGAACAAAAAGAGTTGATATTTCCCCAGCTCCCGGAGTTTACGAGTGTCTTGGCACACAGACAACATTTGAAAGAACGGCTTGTTGCCGCGTGCCGCGCTTTTGCCTTGCAGGGGTACGACTACGGTTTTGCCGGACACCTGACCATTCGGGATCCCGAAGATCCGGGATTGTATTGGACCAATCCGATGGCGGTTCATTTTTCACAGGTAAAGGTATCAAACCTGATTCTTGCAGATCACACCGGAAAAGTCGTTGAGGGCAGGCATGCCATTAATCGGGCAGGGTTTGTCTTGCACGCAGCGGTACATGAGCAGCATCAGGATATTGTCGCCATGTGCCATGCGCATACTGTGTATGGGACTGCATTTGCGGCTTTGGGAAAACCACTGGCGCCCATCAGTCAGGATGCTGCAGCGTTTTTTGAAGATCATGTTGTGATTGGCGACGAAGCTGGGCAGGTTGCGGTGGAGGTCAAGGCCGGCCATAAAGTGGCCAATGCATTTGCCGGTGTGAAGGCGGCCATTCATCAGAATCACGGTTTGCTGACGGCGAGCCGTCACAGTATAGAGGCTGCGGCGTTCTGGTTTATTGCGCTTGAACGTTGCTGCCAGCAGCAATTGATGATTGAGGCTACCGGGATCACACCTCGCCTAGTCACACCAGAGCGCGCACGTTATAGCCGGGAACACGTGGGCAGTGAATACATCGGTTGGTTGCATTTCCAGGCAATCTGGGATCAGTTAGTGGCTACGCAGCCTGACATGTTTGATTGA
- a CDS encoding GntR family transcriptional regulator, with amino-acid sequence MNNKLMKLQSRPDYVDEVYKALLDAISDGSLAPGMRITQEEIAEQMAVSRSPVLQALRLLKKDGFVQDAPGRGILVSPLDPDWTGRLYEIRGALDMLAVRLAAERKAKIDPQLIINGRQASQSGVVKALIDTDIAFHTAIYQASGNPLIAESALVHWNHLRRVMGAVLQSSAQRQSIWDEHEAIASAIAEGDSKRAVELTDLHTQRARISLVKRLDEVLKQQSNQA; translated from the coding sequence ATGAACAACAAACTTATGAAACTTCAGTCCCGTCCCGACTACGTCGACGAAGTGTATAAAGCGCTGCTTGACGCAATTAGCGATGGCAGTCTGGCACCCGGAATGCGCATCACTCAGGAAGAGATTGCCGAGCAAATGGCGGTTTCCCGCTCGCCGGTGCTACAGGCATTACGCTTACTGAAAAAAGACGGCTTTGTTCAGGATGCGCCAGGACGAGGCATTCTGGTCTCTCCCCTTGACCCGGACTGGACCGGCAGGCTTTATGAGATCCGGGGTGCTCTGGACATGCTCGCCGTTCGTCTTGCTGCCGAGCGCAAGGCAAAAATAGATCCGCAACTGATTATTAACGGTCGTCAAGCCTCCCAAAGTGGGGTCGTCAAAGCGCTTATCGATACAGACATTGCCTTTCATACCGCCATCTACCAGGCTTCGGGCAATCCGCTGATTGCAGAGAGTGCTCTCGTGCACTGGAACCATTTACGGCGAGTGATGGGCGCAGTGCTGCAATCATCTGCGCAACGGCAATCCATTTGGGATGAACACGAAGCCATTGCCAGCGCAATCGCAGAAGGCGATAGCAAACGCGCAGTGGAACTGACCGATTTACATACCCAACGCGCCCGTATCAGTCTGGTAAAACGACTGGACGAAGTGCTAAAACAGCAAAGCAACCAGGCATAG
- a CDS encoding enoyl-CoA hydratase/isomerase family protein, which yields MTHTLINVQVQSGIATVFLNRPEKRNAMSDDMRTEFIEALEQIAADRSIRALVLTGNGKGFCAGGDIAGMQRRMQAAPGEVAINGWSRQQRVHHAISLLHTMPKPTIAAVNGAASGLGADTAMSCDFIVASEAATFSWSYINRGLIPDGGGMYFLPRRIGLPKAKDLIFSGRTIAAQEALTLGIADRLVSPDALLDNAQQWAKELSAGSGTALALGKTILNQTFELTATQAFAQGSQAQGICYTSTEHREAVMAFLARMAEKKTAK from the coding sequence ATGACACACACATTGATCAACGTCCAGGTGCAATCCGGTATTGCAACTGTATTTCTCAATCGGCCTGAAAAACGCAATGCCATGAGTGACGATATGCGGACCGAGTTTATCGAAGCTCTGGAACAAATCGCGGCCGACAGATCCATTCGGGCGCTGGTTCTGACCGGCAATGGCAAGGGGTTTTGCGCAGGCGGAGATATCGCTGGCATGCAGCGACGCATGCAGGCAGCACCCGGAGAGGTCGCCATCAACGGCTGGAGTCGCCAGCAGCGCGTTCACCATGCCATATCACTGCTGCATACCATGCCCAAGCCCACCATTGCCGCGGTCAATGGTGCGGCCTCAGGCCTGGGCGCCGATACCGCCATGAGTTGCGATTTTATCGTCGCCTCGGAAGCCGCCACATTCAGCTGGTCATATATTAATCGCGGCCTGATTCCCGATGGCGGCGGTATGTACTTCCTGCCGCGACGCATCGGCCTGCCCAAAGCCAAGGATCTCATATTCAGCGGACGCACCATCGCCGCACAGGAAGCATTGACTTTGGGGATTGCGGATCGCCTGGTCTCGCCCGATGCATTATTGGACAACGCACAGCAATGGGCAAAAGAACTGAGCGCGGGTTCAGGCACTGCACTGGCACTGGGAAAAACCATTTTGAATCAGACGTTCGAGCTGACTGCAACGCAGGCATTTGCCCAGGGAAGCCAGGCCCAGGGCATCTGTTACACCAGCACCGAGCACCGGGAAGCCGTGATGGCATTCCTGGCCAGGATGGCCGAAAAAAAGACCGCCAAATAA
- a CDS encoding PDR/VanB family oxidoreductase — protein MSTDITTNPASATASTLSLLIRQIRYEAAGINSYELVHPHGDDLPAFTAGAHLDIHIQPGLIRQYSLCNDPSDTKRYVIAVLKSESGLGGSKTLHETLRVQDLVKVSVPRNHFPLQPDARKILLLAGGIGITPLKSMIHTLDSWSIDYQLHYCARDASCAAFTDAFADHTKVHLHFDNGDPARGLDIASLLSAPEDGTHVYFCGPPGFMQACTQATQGWPDGTVHCEYFKAPAAERKDKESDSESDGSFKVKIASSGQYIGVPADKSLIEALSEAGIELETSCVSGLCGTCKIRYLEGEVDHQDYILSPDEQAEYLTACVSRAKSELLVLDL, from the coding sequence ATGAGCACAGATATAACGACGAATCCGGCGAGCGCGACAGCGTCAACGCTTTCATTGCTGATCAGGCAGATCCGTTATGAGGCTGCCGGCATCAATTCATATGAACTGGTTCATCCCCATGGTGACGATTTGCCGGCATTTACTGCCGGCGCTCATCTGGATATACACATACAGCCAGGCTTGATACGGCAATACTCGCTGTGTAATGATCCTTCAGACACAAAGCGCTACGTCATTGCTGTGCTCAAATCCGAGAGCGGGTTGGGCGGATCAAAAACCTTGCATGAAACGCTCAGGGTGCAGGACCTAGTCAAGGTCAGTGTGCCGCGCAACCATTTCCCGCTGCAACCTGATGCCAGAAAAATTCTGCTTTTGGCAGGAGGCATTGGTATAACGCCCTTAAAATCGATGATCCATACCCTCGATAGTTGGTCCATAGATTATCAATTGCATTATTGTGCGAGGGACGCGTCATGCGCGGCGTTCACCGACGCTTTCGCTGACCATACAAAGGTGCATTTGCACTTTGATAATGGCGATCCGGCCCGAGGTTTGGATATTGCATCGCTGCTTAGCGCCCCGGAGGACGGCACACACGTGTATTTTTGTGGTCCTCCCGGTTTTATGCAAGCCTGCACACAAGCGACGCAGGGCTGGCCCGACGGTACCGTTCATTGTGAGTATTTCAAGGCACCGGCGGCTGAGCGTAAAGATAAAGAATCGGATTCAGAATCTGACGGCAGCTTTAAGGTGAAAATAGCCAGTTCAGGCCAGTACATTGGTGTACCTGCCGATAAAAGTTTGATAGAAGCACTGTCCGAGGCGGGAATTGAACTGGAGACGTCTTGCGTTTCCGGTTTGTGCGGGACATGCAAGATTCGCTATCTGGAGGGTGAGGTTGATCATCAGGACTACATTTTGAGTCCCGATGAACAAGCTGAATATCTGACCGCGTGTGTGTCCAGAGCGAAAAGCGAGCTGCTGGTGCTTGATCTGTAA